A single genomic interval of Spinacia oleracea cultivar Varoflay chromosome 6, BTI_SOV_V1, whole genome shotgun sequence harbors:
- the LOC110784978 gene encoding cis-prenyltransferase 4, chloroplastic: MSVLQKLLSIIMAIIPSWVIIFLKKKKKQVEKQAIVNMLSSTFMVDDINGGDGDLPKGLRRESMPKHLAVILDGNRRWAKKRGLVPVAGYEAGLATIGDFFSLCQTWKIPVVSLFMFSSENWLRPKEEVEYLLELFEGSLKHYLSRYCRRNGGRVSVIGDRSTLPDSLQKAIEEIEEETKDNKGMHLVMAMSYSGQNDIVHACQTIATKVKDGLLQPEDITKSLFEQNLQTNVTDVPAPDLLIRTSGEIRISNYYLWQSAYSEMYFTDTLWPDFGEDEFLKALLVYQQRGRRFGRT; this comes from the exons ATGAGTGTGTTACAAAAGCTTTTGTCAATAATCATGGCAATAATCCCTAGTTGGGTTATAATATTtctgaaaaagaagaaaaaacaagTTGAAAAACAAGCTATTGTGAACATGCTTTCATCAACATTTATGGTGGATGATATTAATGGTGGTGATGGTGATCTTCCGAAGGGACTTCGAAGGGAGTCGATGCCAAAACACTTGGCGGTGATATTGGATGGGAATAGGAGGTGGGCTAAAAAGAGAGGACTTGTCCCTGTTGCTGGCTATGAGGCTGGTCTTGCTACTATTGGGGACTTCTTTTCTTTGTGTCAAACCTGGAAAATCCCTGTTGTCTCCCTTTTTATGTTCTCTTCCGAGAATTGGCTTCGCCCTAAG GAGGAAGTTGAGTATTTGCTGGAGCTGTTCGAAGGATCTTTGAAACATTATCTATCACGCTATTGTCGTAG AAATGGAGGACGAGTATCAGTGATTGGAGACAGATCTACACTTCCCGATTCCTTACAGAAAGCCATTGAAGAAATAGAAGAAGAAACAAAAGACAACAAAGGGATGCATTTGGTAATGGCAATGAGTTACAGTGGCCAAAATGATATAGTTCATGCTTGTCAAACCATTGCAACGAAAGTCAAGGATGGTCTTCTTCAACCTGAAGATATAACAAAGTCTTTGTTTGAGCAAAATCTTCAAACTAACGTTACAGACGTGCCGGCTCCTGATTTGCTTATTCGAACAAGCGGGGAGATACGAATCAGTAATTACTATCTTTGGCAATCAGCTTATAGTGAGATGTATTTTACTGATACACTTTGGCCTGATTTTGGAGAAGATGAATTTCTTAAGGCATTACTCGTCTATCAGCAAAGAGGAAGACGCTTTGGAAGAACATGA